The following proteins come from a genomic window of Musa acuminata AAA Group cultivar baxijiao chromosome BXJ1-7, Cavendish_Baxijiao_AAA, whole genome shotgun sequence:
- the LOC135679828 gene encoding putative clathrin assembly protein At1g25240 — MTSPGEWWRRVTAAAKDKKSLCLTTMTKARGDHLAGGPRRAEVEAEVIRATTHDERSVDYKSARRVFGWANAAPSSFLNPTKWIIARRAERTRSWAVALKSLLLAHGLLRCSDDAPPTARLGRLPFDLSDFRDRSSSSSGFSAFVCAYFRFLDYRSHFYAQKPVKGPTFTTIPAARPSDEEETEPDADLSELERLQALLDHQLQIRPYADGMRVRLILEAMDWVAIEIFEVYSSICDRISHFLAGIVGSKSSKTTRSPASEDRKRRGTLGLRVLRRAAAQNSQIAAYFDLCRSLGVLNAAEPPAVQSISEEDMAELEQLLVDDFPVTEAEEEAEAGEREDKEAGGDSGTVITRSWVVFDEGEAHSAKEEMEGHFWNPDLCCSPEPASVWASVVKPRRGGLRKGKADSIELIGLIYP, encoded by the coding sequence ATGACGTCGCCGGGCGAGTGGTGGCGTCGCGTGACGGCGGCCGCTAAGGATAAAAAGAGCCTCTGTTTGACGACGATGACCAAGGCCCGCGGCGACCACCTCGCCGGTGGTCCACGAAGGGCGGAGGTGGAGGCAGAGGTGATCCGGGCCACGACCCACGACGAGCGCTCAGTGGATTACAAGAGCGCGCGGCGCGTCTTCGGGTGGGCGAACGCCGCCCCCTCCTCGTTCCTAAACCCGACGAAGTGGATTATCGCCCGCCGCGCCGAACGCACCCGCTCCTGGGCAGTGGCTCTCAAGTCGCTCCTCCTTGCCCACGGCCTTCTCCGGTGCTCCGACGACGCGCCGCCCACAGCTCGCCTCGGTCGCCTCCCGTTCGACCTCTCGGACTTCCGCGACCGCTCGTCTTCCTCCTCCGGCTTCTCCGCCTTCGTCTGCGCCTACTTCCGCTTCCTCGATTACCGCTCCCATTTCTACGCCCAAAAGCCCGTCAAAGGCCCCACCTTTACGACCATCCCTGCTGCCAGACCAAGTGACGAGGAGGAGACGGAGCCCGACGCCGACCTCTCGGAGCTCGAGCGCCTCCAGGCCCTCCTCGACCACCAGTTGCAGATCCGTCCATACGCAGACGGCATGCGCGTGAGGCTCATCCTCGAGGCCATGGACTGGGTAGCGATCGAAATCTTCGAGGTCTACAGCAGCATCTGCGACCGAATCTCTCACTTCCTCGCGGGGATCGTCGGCTCCAAGTCCTCCAAGACCACTCGGAGTCCAGCATCGGAAGACAGGAAACGAAGGGGAACGCTTGGACTGAGGGTGCTGCGGCGGGCGGCGGCGCAAAACTCGCAGATCGCGGCCTACTTCGATCTCTGCCGCTCGCTCGGGGTCCTCAACGCGGCGGAGCCCCCTGCGGTGCAGTCCATCTCCGAGGAGGACATGGCCGAACTAGAGCAGCTGCTCGTCGACGACTTTCCAGTTACAGAGGCAGAAGAGGAGGCGGAGGCAGGAGAACGAGAAGACAAGGAAGCAGGGGGCGATTCCGGAACCGTGATCACCAGAAGCTGGGTTGTCTTCGACGAGGGAGAGGCGCATTCCGCGAAAGAGGAGATGGAGGGGCATTTCTGGAACCCTGACCTTTGTTGTTCTCCGGAGCCGGCATCTGTGTGGGCTTCGGTAGTCAAACCCCGACGTGGCGGCCTAAGGAAGGGGAAGGCCGATTCAATCGAGCTGATCGGACTGATATACCCCTGA
- the LOC135679829 gene encoding type IV inositol polyphosphate 5-phosphatase 9-like isoform X1 encodes MALLDGATYGQMDTFKYKVFVSTWNVGGISPTDDLNLEDWLDTDRSSYDIYVLGFQEIVPLCARNVLGPEKSKISTKWNSLIGTTLNKSETARYQVYHVEEGGYRGVSNRRKFRCIMSKQMVGIFVTLWVRDDLCNYISYPSVSCIGCGIMGCLRNKGSVSLRFCLHETSFCFVCCHLASGGKQGDEVHRNADFMDILSRTRFGSDSSVDLPTKILNHDRVVLFGDLNYRISMTDGKTRSLVERKEWSVLLDRDQLRFELSEGRAFDGWNEGAITFSPTYKYLPNSDEYCWHAQGRKGEKSRAPAWCDRILWLGEGLKQNRYERCESKLSDHRAVRAVFTAEVDVLKLMNPLDGFFLSHNFDDIVDITRRMEEQI; translated from the exons ATGGCTTTGCTCGATGGTGCAACCTACGGTCAAATGGACACGTTCAAATACAA AGTGTTTGTCAGCACATGGAACGTGGGAGGGATCTCGCCAACTGATGATCTGAACTTGGAGGACTGGTTGGACACCGATAGAAGCTCTTACGACATCTATGTTCTCGG GTTCCAAGAGATAGTACCACTTTGCGCCAGGAACGTCCTCGGTCCCGAGAAGAGTAAGATCTCCACGAAGTGGAATTCGCTGATAGGAACAACCCTAAACAAGTCTGAAACAGCTCGCTACCAGGTGTACCACGTCGAAGAAGGCGGCTATCGTGGGGTGAGCAATCGCCGAAAGTTCAGATGCATTATGAGCAAGCAAATGGTTGGTATTTTTGTCACACTATGGGTGAGGGATGATCTTTGTAACTACATTAGCTACCCGAGCGTCTCTTGCATCGGTTGTGGCATCATGGGATGCCTAAGAAACAAG GGTTCCGTGTCCCTTAGATTTTGTTTGCACGAAACCAGCTTCTGTTTTGTATGCTGCCATTTGGCTTCCGGAGGGAAGCAAGGCGATGAGGTGCATCGCAATGCAGATTTCATGGATATACTGTCGAGGACCCGCTTCGGCAGTGATTCTTCTGTTGATTTGCCTACGAAGATTCTTAATCACGA CCGTGTAGTGTTGTTTGGAGATCTGAACTATAGGATCTCGATGACAGATGGCAAGACGAGGTCACTGGTGGAACGAAAGGAGTGGAGCGTCCTGTTAGATAGAGACCAG CTAAGATTTGAGTTATCTGAGGGACGAGCATTCGATGGTTGGAACGAGGGTGCGATCACATTCTCACCTACTTACAAGTATCTTCCGAACTCTGACGAGTATTGCTGGCATGCTCAGGGAAGGAAAGGCGAAAAGAGTCGTGCTCCTGCATG GTGCGATCGAATACTGTGGCTGGGCGAGGGACTGAAGCAAAACCGATACGAGCGATGCGAGTCGAAGTTATCAGACCACCGAGCGGTGCGAGCAGTCTTCACCGCGGAAGTCGACGTCCTGAAGCTTATGAACCCTTTGGATGGATTCTTTTTGTCGCATAACTTTGATGATATCGTTGATATAACACGTCGAATGGAAGAACAAATTTGA
- the LOC135679829 gene encoding type IV inositol polyphosphate 5-phosphatase 9-like isoform X2, protein MFSEIVPLCARNVLGPEKSKISTKWNSLIGTTLNKSETARYQVYHVEEGGYRGVSNRRKFRCIMSKQMVGIFVTLWVRDDLCNYISYPSVSCIGCGIMGCLRNKGSVSLRFCLHETSFCFVCCHLASGGKQGDEVHRNADFMDILSRTRFGSDSSVDLPTKILNHDRVVLFGDLNYRISMTDGKTRSLVERKEWSVLLDRDQLRFELSEGRAFDGWNEGAITFSPTYKYLPNSDEYCWHAQGRKGEKSRAPAWCDRILWLGEGLKQNRYERCESKLSDHRAVRAVFTAEVDVLKLMNPLDGFFLSHNFDDIVDITRRMEEQI, encoded by the exons ATGTTCTCGG AGATAGTACCACTTTGCGCCAGGAACGTCCTCGGTCCCGAGAAGAGTAAGATCTCCACGAAGTGGAATTCGCTGATAGGAACAACCCTAAACAAGTCTGAAACAGCTCGCTACCAGGTGTACCACGTCGAAGAAGGCGGCTATCGTGGGGTGAGCAATCGCCGAAAGTTCAGATGCATTATGAGCAAGCAAATGGTTGGTATTTTTGTCACACTATGGGTGAGGGATGATCTTTGTAACTACATTAGCTACCCGAGCGTCTCTTGCATCGGTTGTGGCATCATGGGATGCCTAAGAAACAAG GGTTCCGTGTCCCTTAGATTTTGTTTGCACGAAACCAGCTTCTGTTTTGTATGCTGCCATTTGGCTTCCGGAGGGAAGCAAGGCGATGAGGTGCATCGCAATGCAGATTTCATGGATATACTGTCGAGGACCCGCTTCGGCAGTGATTCTTCTGTTGATTTGCCTACGAAGATTCTTAATCACGA CCGTGTAGTGTTGTTTGGAGATCTGAACTATAGGATCTCGATGACAGATGGCAAGACGAGGTCACTGGTGGAACGAAAGGAGTGGAGCGTCCTGTTAGATAGAGACCAG CTAAGATTTGAGTTATCTGAGGGACGAGCATTCGATGGTTGGAACGAGGGTGCGATCACATTCTCACCTACTTACAAGTATCTTCCGAACTCTGACGAGTATTGCTGGCATGCTCAGGGAAGGAAAGGCGAAAAGAGTCGTGCTCCTGCATG GTGCGATCGAATACTGTGGCTGGGCGAGGGACTGAAGCAAAACCGATACGAGCGATGCGAGTCGAAGTTATCAGACCACCGAGCGGTGCGAGCAGTCTTCACCGCGGAAGTCGACGTCCTGAAGCTTATGAACCCTTTGGATGGATTCTTTTTGTCGCATAACTTTGATGATATCGTTGATATAACACGTCGAATGGAAGAACAAATTTGA
- the LOC103990845 gene encoding E3 ubiquitin-protein ligase RDUF2, whose protein sequence is MSSAATPPAQATDDGGAVPLPPPPPAPPNYWCHECDMSVALLSYTSSSSSAALFCPNCHGDFLEVMDHHHNSHSQNPSPLPCPPPPPGPPSLSLTLSDTDSDDIDEADADDRRLASAASAQSYLRRIMDHLAAADDPPPPVPATRRGPSPAPAASIYALPTVRISEPASSLPACAICKDEFPLDSTARRLPCSHLYHSDCIVPWLSLHNSCPVCRSRLPSSSSSSDGSNALNRPTQFSAQLERLLEEDDSPALTLLRQIGRRWHMAASDQPSALETSPTQMAQLGTGPANSGETVSSEWPVELSEASVGGRVDDEGDTMISASRENYFFD, encoded by the coding sequence ATGTCTTCCGCCGCCACTCCACCTGCCCAAGCCACCGACGACGGCGGCGCAGTTCcacttcctcctccgcctcctgcaCCACCGAACTATTGGTGCCACGAGTGCGACATGAGCGTCGCCCTACTTTCTTatacttcttcttcctcctccgccgcccTTTTCTGCCCCAACTGCCATGGCGACTTCCTTGAAGTGATGGACCACCACCACAACAGCCACAGCCAAAACCCTTCCCCCCTTCCttgccctcctcctccgcctggcCCCCCATCCCTGTCCCTCACCCTCTCTGACACCGATTCAGATGACATCGATGAGGCCGACGCCGACGACCGCCGCCTCGCCTCTGCTGCCTCCGCCCAGTCCTACCTCCGCCGCATAATGGATCACCTTGCCGCGGCCGATGACCCCCCGCCACCGGTCCCAGCCACCCGCCGTGGCCCTTCTCCAGCCCCGGCCGCCTCCATCTACGCCCTCCCCACCGTCCGCATCTCCGAACCCGCCTCCTCCCTCCCAGCGTGCGCCATCTGCAAGGACGAGTTCCCCCTTGATTCCACTGCCCGACGGCTTCCCTGCTCCCACCTCTACCACTCCGACTGCATCGTCCCTTGGCTCTCCCTCCATAACTCCTGCCCTGTCTGCCGCTCCCGTCTTCCCTCTTCATCGTCCTCATCGGACGGGTCCAACGCCCTGAATCGCCCGACCCAGTTCTCAGCCCAGCTCGAACGCTTGTTGGAGGAGGATGATAGCCCGGCTTTGACACTTTTGCGGCAAATTGGGAGACGGTGGCACATGGCGGCTTCAGATCAGCCTTCGGCCTTGGAGACATCGCCGACACAGATGGCGCAGCTGGGGACTGGACCTGCTAACAGTGGGGAGACTGTGTCGTCGGAGTGGCCTGTGGAACTCAGTGAAGCGTCTGTTGGAGGAAGGGTGGATGATGAAGGGGACACGATGATTTCTGCGAGTAGGGAGAACTACTTTTTTGATTGA